A region of Salinibacter sp. 10B DNA encodes the following proteins:
- a CDS encoding DUF2752 domain-containing protein, which produces MRTAARVLRACPGEAYFWMGALVGVASIDPQGPSLLNLCLIENLGLPCPGDGLGQSIAHLVRGQFKASWSAHPLGAPVVAGLVYHIGGLFRSAPVRNDDAFSHQ; this is translated from the coding sequence GTGCGTACGGCCGCTCGGGTTCTTCGGGCGTGCCCCGGAGAGGCCTACTTCTGGATGGGCGCCCTTGTCGGAGTGGCCAGCATCGACCCACAGGGGCCGTCCCTCCTGAACCTCTGCCTAATTGAGAATCTAGGGCTTCCCTGCCCGGGGGATGGGCTTGGTCAATCCATTGCCCATCTCGTGCGTGGACAGTTCAAGGCATCATGGAGCGCACACCCACTGGGCGCGCCGGTCGTGGCGGGCTTGGTCTATCACATCGGGGGGCTTTTCCGATCGGCGCCGGTACGGAATGACGACGCCTTCTCTCATCAGTGA
- a CDS encoding NINE protein: protein MSKILKHLPELEGDEQVEVARLLNKMNDRQAEHFARIYRSRRRDPIHVLILAAVGFVGIAGLQRLYMEEIGLGLVYVFTAGLCLIGTIYDIVKYQDLAFRYNREVAMEVAETVRTVYDEED, encoded by the coding sequence ATGTCCAAAATCCTCAAACACCTTCCCGAACTTGAGGGGGACGAGCAGGTCGAAGTGGCGCGTCTTCTTAACAAGATGAACGACCGGCAGGCCGAGCATTTTGCCCGCATCTACCGGTCCCGTCGTCGGGATCCAATTCACGTTCTCATTCTGGCCGCCGTTGGATTTGTGGGCATTGCGGGTCTTCAGCGGCTCTATATGGAGGAAATCGGACTCGGGCTCGTGTACGTGTTTACGGCGGGACTCTGCCTCATCGGGACGATCTACGACATCGTCAAGTACCAGGATCTGGCCTTTCGATACAATCGAGAGGTGGCAATGGAGGTGGCGGAAACGGTTCGGACCGTATATGACGAGGAGGACTGA
- the ppk1 gene encoding polyphosphate kinase 1: MAPSSPAMSDAPVYHEPSPVPERGDGVAAMDTARLPRAVAPQPLPSDPPLDHPSLFFNRELSWLDYNWRVLHVAQNPRTPLLERVRFLGIAASNLDGFVRKRIGGLKRQVAADVTTLSPDGRTPEEQLDLISNAIQPLYKALGTTWKQQLAPTLKSEIGLRVRDYDALSSKQQAQLETTFRKDIFPILTPLAVDPGRPFPFISNMSLSLAVLLRHPKRDSQHFARVKVPTSRKRWLPLDAPLQFVPIEQVIAHHADELFRGMEVEGVYAFRVTRNADVRRDEEEADDLLEMISERLRERRFAPVVRLEVEPDTPASVRTFLKEKLEITSQDVYVSEGPIDYSDVTALADLHIPDERYRSDLRFPTWTPVVPPRLHQERGEPEVDSIFDVICEDDLLVHHPYESFTNSVQRFIEEAAQDPQVLAIKQTLYRTSSESPIVAALVEAAEQGKQVAVLVEVKARFDEEENIEWGRKLEDAGVHVAYGLVGLKTHAQAAMVVRRENGSLQTYCHISTGNYNTQTARRYTDYGLLTCNNAIGRDLTNLFHYLTGYAPEQTYDRLLVAPHDMRDSFLRLIRQEIEHEENGNDGRIIAKMNELGDRRLISALYEAAQAGVDIDLIVRGICRLRPGLEDLSESIRVVSIVGRFLEHDRVFWFDNAGDPQVYIGSGDWQRSRLDDRVEAAVPVQDPTHLKRLRRALRYAMEDATAWELRPDGRYVQRTPDAEGTPGLQDALMQEARKRLG, encoded by the coding sequence ATGGCCCCCTCTTCCCCGGCGATGTCCGACGCGCCTGTGTACCACGAACCGAGTCCGGTGCCCGAACGCGGCGATGGCGTGGCGGCAATGGACACCGCCCGTCTGCCCCGGGCCGTCGCCCCGCAACCCCTTCCGTCGGACCCGCCCCTGGACCATCCGAGTCTCTTCTTTAATCGTGAGCTGAGCTGGCTTGACTACAACTGGCGCGTCCTGCACGTTGCCCAAAATCCGCGCACGCCCCTGCTGGAGCGCGTCCGCTTCCTCGGCATTGCCGCTTCGAACCTCGACGGCTTCGTACGCAAGCGGATCGGCGGTCTGAAACGACAAGTCGCGGCGGATGTGACGACCCTCTCCCCCGACGGTCGCACCCCCGAAGAGCAGCTTGACCTGATTTCGAACGCCATCCAGCCCCTCTATAAGGCGTTGGGCACCACCTGGAAACAGCAGTTGGCCCCAACCCTGAAGAGTGAAATTGGGCTGCGGGTGCGCGACTACGACGCCCTCTCCTCAAAGCAACAGGCCCAGCTGGAAACGACGTTCCGCAAAGACATTTTTCCCATCCTCACCCCGCTGGCGGTGGATCCGGGACGTCCCTTTCCGTTCATCTCCAACATGAGCCTCTCGCTGGCGGTGCTGCTCCGCCACCCCAAGCGCGACTCGCAGCACTTTGCCCGCGTAAAAGTGCCCACCAGCCGCAAACGCTGGCTGCCGCTGGACGCCCCACTACAGTTCGTGCCCATTGAGCAAGTCATCGCTCACCACGCCGACGAGCTGTTTCGCGGCATGGAGGTTGAAGGGGTCTACGCCTTTCGCGTGACCCGCAACGCCGACGTGCGACGGGATGAGGAAGAAGCTGACGACCTGCTGGAGATGATCTCGGAGCGCCTCCGCGAGCGCCGGTTTGCGCCCGTGGTACGGCTGGAAGTGGAGCCCGACACTCCAGCGTCAGTGCGTACGTTCTTGAAAGAGAAGCTCGAGATTACCTCCCAGGACGTGTACGTATCCGAAGGGCCCATCGACTACTCGGACGTCACGGCCTTGGCCGACCTCCACATTCCGGATGAACGCTACCGCAGCGATCTCCGCTTTCCAACGTGGACGCCGGTGGTGCCTCCACGGCTGCATCAGGAACGGGGCGAGCCGGAGGTAGACTCGATTTTCGATGTCATTTGCGAGGATGACCTGCTCGTTCATCATCCCTACGAGTCGTTTACGAACAGCGTCCAGCGGTTCATTGAGGAAGCCGCGCAGGACCCGCAGGTCTTGGCGATCAAACAGACGCTCTACCGCACCTCCTCCGAATCCCCCATCGTCGCCGCACTGGTAGAGGCAGCCGAACAGGGCAAGCAGGTGGCCGTGCTCGTGGAGGTGAAGGCCCGATTCGACGAGGAAGAAAACATCGAGTGGGGACGCAAGCTGGAAGACGCCGGCGTACACGTGGCGTACGGGCTGGTGGGCCTCAAAACGCACGCCCAGGCAGCCATGGTCGTGCGACGCGAAAACGGCTCTCTACAAACCTACTGCCACATTAGCACTGGAAACTACAACACGCAGACGGCCCGTCGCTACACCGACTACGGCCTCCTCACCTGCAACAATGCCATCGGGCGCGACCTTACCAACCTCTTCCACTACCTGACCGGCTACGCCCCCGAGCAAACGTACGACCGCCTGCTCGTTGCTCCCCACGACATGCGCGACTCCTTCCTCCGTCTCATTCGCCAGGAGATCGAGCATGAGGAAAACGGAAACGACGGGCGTATCATCGCGAAGATGAATGAGCTTGGCGACCGCCGCCTCATCAGTGCCCTATACGAGGCCGCCCAGGCCGGCGTGGACATCGACCTCATCGTACGCGGCATCTGTCGGCTGCGGCCGGGCCTGGAGGACCTCAGTGAGTCGATTCGCGTGGTGAGCATCGTGGGCCGTTTTCTGGAGCACGACCGCGTCTTCTGGTTCGACAACGCCGGAGACCCGCAGGTCTACATCGGCAGTGGCGACTGGCAGCGCAGCCGGCTCGACGACCGGGTGGAAGCCGCAGTGCCGGTGCAGGACCCAACTCACCTGAAGCGGCTCCGCCGGGCGCTCCGCTACGCCATGGAAGACGCAACCGCCTGGGAGCTGCGCCCGGACGGCCGCTACGTCCAGCGCACCCCGGACGCGGAAGGCACCCCGGGATTGCAGGACGCTCTCATGCAAGAGGCCCGGAAACGGCTCGGGTAG
- the dnaG gene encoding DNA primase: MPIPDEKVEEVRAAADIVDVAGDYVQLKRSGSRFMGLCPFHNEDTPSFSVDPEKNLYYCFGCQNGGDVFKFVQEIEGVGFLEGVRVLAERYNIPLPEEEVDQEAANERESILHALRFAARFFYHQLTQTDRGRPALDYLRDRGYTPSTIKQFGLGYAPDEWDALLTAAEDQQLDPETLEKAGLVVERNDGSGYYDRYRGRIIFPIFSHIGKVLAFAGRILDPDDDRDQPKYINSPETKVYHKKEVLYGLNHAKRAIRQTDEVMLVEGYTDVISLSQAGVENVVASSGTALTEGQVQTLHRYAKRVLLLYDADEAGSRATMRGMDRVLEQGMGAYAVELPEGNDPDEYVQENGGDAFNEYVEEHRQDLPSFAYQRARRQGELKTPEDRVEVQRDIIESVAHIPDPNLRREYVTRTSEVVNVPDADLFRMLEEERERLEQQARRRQKREAKRQERQSQEEQAPHPSPAPAEASASDGGANRPQPPPPDTSEAPPQQQSSEPARPLPEERVLLRLMLEQGRRMVEHVLGHMALDEFTEGPPRELVQALVEMYQNNNVRPQSFLDGAHGDRLQQLAASVMVEEHEASENWAEREDIPVPKLNDRPYAAAESAMKLLKLDRVEDAIAEVRDRIYEASQNEKEETVQRLQQKMMSLQELRKHVQRGDFLED; the protein is encoded by the coding sequence ATGCCCATCCCGGACGAAAAGGTGGAGGAGGTTCGTGCCGCGGCCGACATCGTGGACGTAGCGGGCGACTACGTCCAGTTGAAGCGGAGCGGCTCCCGCTTTATGGGTCTATGCCCCTTCCACAACGAGGATACCCCCTCGTTCAGCGTCGACCCGGAGAAAAACCTCTACTACTGCTTCGGCTGCCAGAATGGAGGCGACGTCTTCAAATTCGTCCAGGAGATTGAAGGCGTCGGCTTCTTGGAGGGTGTGCGCGTCCTGGCCGAGCGCTACAACATTCCGCTGCCCGAGGAGGAGGTCGACCAGGAGGCGGCAAATGAACGAGAGTCCATTCTCCACGCCCTCCGCTTTGCGGCCCGCTTCTTCTACCACCAGCTCACGCAGACGGACCGCGGCCGCCCGGCGCTCGACTACCTCCGCGACCGTGGCTACACGCCGTCCACGATCAAGCAGTTTGGGCTCGGCTACGCGCCGGACGAGTGGGACGCGCTCCTCACGGCGGCCGAGGACCAACAACTGGATCCGGAGACGCTGGAAAAAGCGGGCCTTGTGGTCGAGCGCAACGACGGCAGCGGCTACTACGACCGATACCGGGGCCGCATCATCTTTCCCATTTTCTCCCACATCGGCAAAGTGCTGGCCTTCGCCGGGCGCATCCTGGATCCCGATGACGATCGGGACCAGCCGAAGTACATCAACTCGCCGGAGACGAAGGTCTACCACAAGAAGGAGGTCCTCTACGGACTGAACCACGCCAAGCGGGCCATTCGGCAGACCGACGAGGTGATGCTGGTGGAGGGCTACACCGACGTCATCAGCCTCTCCCAGGCGGGCGTCGAGAATGTCGTCGCGTCCAGCGGCACGGCCCTCACCGAAGGACAGGTGCAAACGCTCCACCGCTACGCCAAGCGAGTACTTCTGCTCTACGACGCCGACGAGGCGGGCAGCCGGGCCACCATGCGCGGCATGGACCGTGTGCTGGAGCAGGGCATGGGGGCGTACGCCGTGGAATTGCCAGAGGGCAACGACCCGGACGAGTACGTTCAGGAAAATGGCGGCGATGCGTTCAACGAATATGTAGAGGAGCACCGGCAGGATTTGCCCTCTTTTGCGTACCAGCGCGCCCGCCGGCAGGGCGAATTGAAGACACCGGAAGACCGCGTGGAAGTGCAGCGCGACATCATTGAGTCGGTGGCTCACATTCCCGACCCCAACCTGCGGCGCGAGTACGTGACCCGTACGAGTGAGGTCGTCAACGTGCCAGACGCCGACCTCTTCCGGATGCTAGAAGAAGAGCGCGAGCGCTTAGAGCAGCAGGCCCGCCGCCGCCAGAAGCGGGAGGCCAAGCGGCAGGAGCGCCAATCCCAAGAAGAACAGGCGCCCCACCCCTCTCCCGCGCCCGCCGAGGCATCAGCGTCCGACGGCGGCGCAAATCGTCCACAGCCGCCGCCCCCCGATACGTCGGAGGCCCCACCTCAGCAACAATCGTCCGAGCCCGCCCGTCCTCTGCCGGAAGAACGCGTGCTTCTGCGTCTCATGCTGGAGCAGGGCCGACGGATGGTGGAGCACGTACTCGGCCACATGGCCCTTGACGAGTTTACGGAGGGGCCGCCCCGCGAGCTCGTACAGGCGCTCGTCGAGATGTATCAAAACAACAACGTGCGGCCGCAATCCTTTCTGGACGGGGCACACGGCGACCGTCTCCAGCAACTGGCCGCCTCTGTGATGGTGGAGGAGCACGAGGCGTCGGAAAATTGGGCTGAGCGCGAAGACATCCCGGTGCCGAAACTCAACGACCGGCCGTACGCCGCGGCAGAAAGCGCGATGAAGCTGCTCAAACTCGACCGCGTAGAGGACGCTATTGCAGAGGTGCGGGACCGGATCTACGAAGCAAGTCAAAATGAAAAGGAGGAAACCGTACAGCGCCTGCAGCAGAAGATGATGTCGCTTCAAGAGCTCCGCAAGCACGTCCAGCGTGGCGACTTCCTTGAGGACTGA